ttttgtctcttttagGAAAGAGGTTAAAACTAGCTTTTGAAAAAGCTCTAAGTAATCTTTCCAGGCTACTCAGCATGCAAGCAAACCTCCATTCTGACAAGAAGTGTTTTGAACCCCTGCGATGCAACTACACTGAACAATCAGTCGCTTTTTGACTCTAATGCAAGCTATAggcttaaatgaaaatgaattagcATGAAACTCTTCCAGTCCACATGGCAAGACCCAGCGCATGCAGTTATCAGTGCAGTCAACAGCCtttctgtaaacaaaaaaagcttgagaaaaaaaaaaaaaaaagaaaaaaaaaaaaaaaaagagagagaaaaagaaagagagaaaaaaatatttcttctgtgtctCCCTTACTTACTTTTgggtggagaggaaaaggatgCTGCTGTATGAGAGGGAGCAAGAGGGTCTGCTCTACTTCTATGAGTCGGGAAGTCGCATCAACTACTCTGGACAGCTTGCTGCGCAGAGCCTTCTCTCGAAGGGTCTCATTCCTCAACAGCCCAGGCTGGGACAGCATGTATGGCCTGGGCTCACTTGGGCTGAGGGGACTTAGGTCTCCACTCTTTTCATCTTCCTCGGGAGTTTTCCCCAgggcttttctctcttcttccaacTCCCAAGCCTGGCCAAACCTGGCTACCTCCATCTCCCCTCCTGAGCTGTACCGAGCTGGGCCAGGCCTGCCAGCGCTCCTGGTTTGGGCCAGGGAAGTCTGTGGTGGACTGAGGGGAAGATGTGAGGCTGTagcagcctccctgcctccccacaCCAGCCGGAGGGTGTGGAGAGCCCCTGCCTGGTGCTCAAGGGCCTCGAGCAGAACAGCTGGGCCAGCCATCACCTTCCCCTCCTAGCTCCAGGCCTGGCTGCAGCCTTTTAAACCCTGTTAggccccttccctcctccttaTCTCTCACCCCGCAGTGGGTGGCCGCTTGCCCTGTCCCGCCCTAGGCTCATTTTGGCAGTTTTTGGGGAGGTTTGCGCATCCCTGGCTGGGTGCAGAGCGGGGTGCGGCGTAAATCTCCCCGCTGGCCTGGCCCGttcaaggtgcggcctcagcCCTCTGAAGGCAGTGTTATAAAGCTGGGTGCTGAAGGATTTTACAATGTGCTTCAATGAGGAATTTAAAAGGgccagaaggaaaagattttctttcaaaccCCTCCTGGCTTCAGGGATGATCAGCATGGATCTGGTGGAGGCTTCTGTGTCCCACACCAAGTGCCTCCAAGTGACACCAACCACTGGAAATGCCCGGACATGGTTTCCATCAAAACTTTTCAGCCTATCTTGgttttattgctattattactCACAACCCCTAAATGCATCAAATGCATCCCAACCTGTCAGCCTGACAGTGCTGCGTTTGgcacacagggaaaaaagaaaaaaaaaaatctcaagtaGGAAAACAGTGGGTTGGAAACGGGAAGGCTGAATGAGCCCCACCTGAAATAACTccaaaaaaaggcatttctggcTTTGGCAAGTCAGCCAGAAGGATCCTATATGTTTTTGTATATGGTTCCCAGTGGATTTAAAACTGTAAGATTTGATGCTAAAcctatttctgtgctgtgaaacCAAGGACAGCTGtacaaatatttgctgtttttaattaaacctAACATTGCTACTTCCTTGATTTAAGTTAGGTCAAAGGACTGGCAATTTTATGCTTTGatagatgaagaaaaacagttgtgGGTGTTGTGTTTTAGAAATATGTTATAGAATAAGAAGTCTGAGGGAAAAGGCCTCAGAGGCTATAATAGCTCTGCCCTTGTGCTTTCTTCTCAGAGATGTTTTCCTTGTCAAATATTTTGCCTTATCCATATAGCAACTGTTTCTTCTGTAATTCtgatcattatttttccttggaaGACTTTTACCTATACTTTCCATTTGCTCTTGAGTTAAACTTTAGGTAGCGTTCTCTCAGCTGTGTGttctttataaatttaaattaatctgctttgttggggagaaaaaaggagaaatgtgcTCAACCCCACTCTCTTTGCACCCTTTTACATCTCCTAAGTCCCTCGGCAGAGCATTTCACAACTCCTGCTTCTCAGAGCAGGGTTTTACTGTCCCTGTCTCTTCCAAAATCAGATATATCAATCTTGTATCAATTCTAAAGACAAAGTAAATCAGCTTGGagacctatttttttttggtcacacAGTGAAAACATTACAGCACCAAATTTTTGATATTTCAACTTTTAATCCtcattgaaaatgttaaaaatttgtgtggaaaatttaaaaaaaaatcttgcctttGATAATtgataacaaagactggaagGATTGTCCCTTCTACCTagtttaatattatttctactttaaaaGACATATGCATTGCTGTGTTAAGTGAAACTAGTATCATAGGGCTTAAAGATCCTCCAATATATTCTCAGTAAAGttgtttgttattattatcaGTGTTAGTGTATTATATTACTACTACCAGCAGATTTATGGTAGTATtaacattgattttaaaagatatattgCTTCTTTCCTGAAGGTATACACTTCATCCACCAGTTAATAGACAGCTGTCAGTTGGTATACCTCTGTTCCTTCTTATAGGGGACTGTCAGGCAGGACTCACAGCTGTGTGAGACCCATGTCAGGCAGTCAAACCAAAGAACTGTGACTGAggtaaaaaaagtaaaagtaattaAAGGTAACTGAAAGTACCTGTGAAAGGTACAGGAGAATGGAGAAGAACTGACAGATGTGCTGTTTATCAACTCACTCACTTCCTAAAGTCTAGAATATGGTTTCCTTAGTGGTCCAAAGTTTTGAGATGGATTAACTTTTTATAaagttgttgtttgtgttttgttttgttctacaaaaacaaaaagtaactCCAAACCCTCCAAAAAGCCCTTATCAGgaattcttttaaagaaatattatacAGGCACAATTGCAAAAATGAGAAGTGGAAGTCTGTCTTTATTTCTAACATCTGCTTCCCTATCATTTCATTGTTTATCTACGTACCATGTGGAGCCTTGAAGATATTGAGCCATCCATCAAGTAGAGAGTAAACCAAGAGGAGATATATCACAACTTAATGTTAAAGAAATCATATGCTGTGACATCTACCTTCATTACCGCTAGTACCTCTCACCTCATAACTAAAACTATGGCAGAACAGGTCTGTTATCTGCTTTTAACAGGGTTCTGGTGTGTATCCATAAATCCAGAGGTTCTCTTCTTGACACTGACGCTGGCCCATCTGCTTTGGAGAGAATATCTGAAGGGGCAGAAATGAATGTAGAAGTTTCCCCCCATTCTACTAAATATAAGGAGAAGCCAAGTTTGTCCCTACTATACTTTTGCTATAACTGAATATGTTTTTACAGTCAATGAGTTTTTCTCAATGAGTTAACcatcctttcagaaaaataagatgaataGCTGCTTATTTTAATCTGGCAGCACTTTGagcaaatacagcattttttctgtctcatatAGCTCAAGGCTAAAAACCGAAAGAGCAAGAAaactcctcttccctccccaacccttttcaaaatgaaagtcaAGTTTTTGTGGGATTCAGCACAATCCATGGGATTTTTGTTGCACCTGTTGAATTCTCACAAGAAATATCAATTAAAACATTGTGACTTTGGAAGGAGCATAGGAAATCTGTGGGGAGACGCGAGCTCCGTGGATTTTCTGCACCTGCAGCTGTCCCGCCTCAGTGCCTCTCTCGGGAAAGGGGGGCCATCGGGCCGGTGCCACGTGCTGCTCCATTTCCATCGGTGCAGGGGGAGAAGAGAAGCCCATTTCCCTGAGCTGTGCCTTGCTTGCTCTCTCTCTTGTTTGAGTTGGCACCTCCTGACAGTATTTGGACGATTAAGCCTTCCAGACACAGCAGTGGAGCATTCAGTCACACAGCTCTGGGACGCTCCGCAGTGGATGGGGCTGGCAGTCATGTTGAGCAtcggggctgcaggaggggagcaggaggctgagacTTTATAGttccaaacagaaattaaaactgatAATCATTTTTAACGAGCCTAAGTTGCTGTGAGTTCATAAGCCTTTGTCCTTGGCTGGTTATAGTGATATATACCAAAAACAGTTGGGTTCTGCATTGCTGCTGGTTGCTGCTGTCATTTGCAAGTGGGATGGCCATGGGAGAGCAGGACCATAGGGAGCACATGGGCTCAGGAGAGACTGTGTGGCCAGCAAATATGCTACATATACTGCAGAATGTGTTCATCTAATTTGGACTTGATTAAGTTGTCCTAATcatgccttatttatttatttatattaatttttatgttgCTAAGGGGAACTCTAGACTGTTGTGGAGATGgaataaacatttataaaagtTATGAGCCCTCTAGCTTCAAGGCAAAACGCAACCAGTAACTCATGAGGATTAGGAAGAAATTTGTCTCTAGTGAGGAGGCAATTCCACAGTGTCCCTTCATCATACATCACAGCTTTTCTTGGGAGAGTTCTGGCACTCAGTATGGGCAGAGGAAGGATGTGTAGTCTGATCCACTGTGGCACAGGCCAGACCCACTAAAGGATCCAGCTTTATAAAgttatttactaaaataaaagctttaaggCATCTCCTACTGTTACCCATCACAGTGGAGGATGGGTTTTAACTCATCTCTTGCAGGTGTTGCCTCACTATAAGCTGGAAAGCTATCTGGGGAAATGCTGTATCCCTTCTGTTCAAGCTGGACTAGCAGAGGATCCAGTGCCCCATTATGTAAAGAGCTCACAGAAGGCATCAGGGTTTTGTAGCTTTGTCATTGTGGGAAAAGTGGGTGCTGGACACCTGGCTGTGTCCAAGGGCTGTTTTGGCATTCCGTAAAAATCTTTATGGAATATATACAGTGTCATGGGAACAAGGATGTGGGGCCCCACAAGGGCAAAGCAAGTGAGACATTCCCAATTGCCAGGGTATTCACTAACATCTCTCCTGTAAAACCACCCAAAAACCTACCAGTTTTCTTCATCATTATACAAAGCAGATTGGAAACCACTACTGCTGCCCAAGCATGGACCTGCTGGgggtttttctgctgctgtgcacagcccCGTGAGTATTTAAGCAAAGGAATTCCTGGATAGTGTATATTAATGCAGCTTAATAAAGGCAATGAGAAAGTTTCCTGAGCAATTGCAGGTGCTCAGAAAACTTTCAGACGTGTAAAACATTCATGGATAGCAAGCGGAGGCTTTCAGAGTGCAGTTTTGAGAGCAGGCATGTGAATTCTGCCATTTAAGTGTCAACTGCTGTGGCTGGAGGTCAAGCCTAAGAACAGCTGTACTGGTTTGGATCGCTGTACTATGAGCCCGTATTCTTCTCCCAAAGCAGCAGGGGATaccctttgtgttttttctgaTTGAGGCTCATTCCCAACACTTTGAGTGCGCTCGCCCAGAACTGCCCCCCAACCAAGCCACTTGTCTGCCTGAATTGTGGCAAGGGAGAGCCACCTTCACCACATAccccagagaaaaagaaaagtgtggCCGCAAGGAGATACCTGTTGACGAATGAGAAAAGGCAAGTAAACTGTCAAACGTTTCCACAGCTTCTGACCTTTCTCATCTAGGGGCATTTTCTGtgcctctgatttttattttttaatttagtttctAATAATTCACAGAGGATACCCCTCCAAGTTCTTGTCCACTCTCCTGTTAAACTCACGTAAAATTGTTGCAGCCACAATGTCTTTCAGCAATGAATTTTGTGCCCATATGCCACTTGAGGAACCACttctttacatttgttttcaacaTTGCTTCCTTATGGCCCATCATTCTTATACTGAAGGGACAAATGAGTAGTTAATCCTTCTTCATGAAGCCAGGATTTTGTAGTTCTCCATCATACcacctcttttccaggctggaGAACCCAGGTCTGTGTAGTCATGGAAGCCATTTCATAATCTCGGTCAACCCTGATGTTCTTCTTTGAGCCTTTACCATCTCAAGAAGAGGAAACCAGAGGATCAGAAAGGATTCAAGGACAAGGTGAACCCTGGATTTCAAGACGTTCACTGCCTAAAGAGTCCTTCTGGTGTTACTGCTCCCTTCcagcctcttccccttctcctactggaggctgcagcccctaTAGAGGGCCTTCCCTTATCctgaaaacataaaaccatCCCAGATCACTTATAAAATGATGGATACCTGAATTAACATGGCTGGCTTAGCAGCAGCGTGGTGGAGATGGCCCCCGTGGCCTGTTCTGCTGGCTCAGGGCTCTGCTGCCGAGGGCTGGGCACACCGGCTGGGCACTGGCTGCAACGTCTGCCACCAGCACGGCTCCTCCTGCGGCCAGCACTTGACTAGACTTCAGTGTGTGTTCCTAGgatacaaacacaaaaatattttcgCTCTCCTACGTGTCATTCAGGGGAGATGTTTTGCCCTGAGAACCAACCTTTTTATGTAACACCAGCCGAACACACATTTCTCCTAAGCGGAGATACTTTGTTAGAAACAAATATGCTTATGAGCATTTGGAAGCGCAAAGGTGATATTTATAAAGCGACCAGAACACCCACCATGCGCTGCCTAAGCCAGTGAAAATAACAGCTGCCGAGGTTTATCGGCTTTAGAGCACGGCGGGAGCAGCGCAGAGAGCAGTTCGTCTGCGGCGTGTCAGTGCTGAGCGCAGCTGACTAGCGCGCCGCTGGAGCTAACGGCAGGCTAATCACATATAGGCTACAAGTAGATGACAAAACGAGGCGCAGCTTTATGGCTTTTCAAATGCTTTCCCCTAATATCCACATCTGCACCGTGTTTGTGAGAGTAAAAGCAGTGAAAATTCCTGCAGGTCAAAATAACTTTATTCTTAAGAGTATACCTAGGGTGTTGTCT
The nucleotide sequence above comes from Oxyura jamaicensis isolate SHBP4307 breed ruddy duck chromosome 1, BPBGC_Ojam_1.0, whole genome shotgun sequence. Encoded proteins:
- the DLEU7 gene encoding leukemia-associated protein 7 — translated: MAGPAVLLEALEHQAGALHTLRLVWGGREAATASHLPLSPPQTSLAQTRSAGRPGPARYSSGGEMEVARFGQAWELEEERKALGKTPEEDEKSGDLSPLSPSEPRPYMLSQPGLLRNETLREKALRSKLSRVVDATSRLIEVEQTLLLPLIQQHPFPLHPKDSIEFRNICSHMALQREGQQFEKDLQEAHQCLKTIIEKLLWSLAVFPSEHCIPVRSALRQILQNLLAM